The following nucleotide sequence is from Anopheles stephensi strain Indian chromosome 3, UCI_ANSTEP_V1.0, whole genome shotgun sequence.
ACTGATCGGCATCCAGCTCCTCGTACTCTTCCTCGCCCTGCATGTCTTCGGGGTCTTCCTGCGTTTCGTACTCCTCATCTTCCGCTTCTTCATCCTCTGCCTCCCCATCGTCACCGTGTATGGACGATGTGGTATCGCAGGCGGACAAATCCACTGTTGTCCTTCCGCCCTTCTTACGCTTGGACCAACCGGACGAGGAATTCACTTCCGATTCGGACCTTTCACTTTCCTCCTCGTCGATCAGCTGCAGCCCTTCGTGAGCCTGCTGGCAGATATCGTTCACGCCTTCATTCTCTTcgccctcctcctcctcctcctcctgctcctcATCCCCACTCGTTCCATCCGAATCATTGGTCAGGTCGGTGTTGAGCAGATGCCGGTACGTGGCACTGTTACCGCCACCACCGGATGACTGTGGTCCACCGCCACCCGAACCCGTTAGGTGTCTTTGACGTTGCATTTGTTTCAACTTATCCTGCTGCATCTTGTCGGCCACCACCTGCTCGATGAGCTCggccggatggatggattccGACAGTCCCTTCATTTTGCCATACCCGGACAGTATGGatgacattttgtttttcacgctTTCTATGTTCGTTATCGAGTAGATGGTACCGACGGGTCGCGAGGACGTCCGTGTGGGCATCTTccgggtgctgctgcttctgttactgctgctactgctgctgctgggctgTTGCTGTAGCATCTCGAGATCTCGGTAGTCTTCCAGTGGGCGTTTGTCCTGTCCGCGCGTCGTAAGCCGGCCGCTGGTGCCGCTGACACTAGGATTGATCGGGACGGCCACAACTGCTCCTCCTCCGCCTattccagcaccagcacggGTGCGATTGTTGCGTCGCATGACTGCTTTTTGAAGTTTTACACTACAAACAATGCTGACACGATGGGCAAAAACGGATGCTTAGCAACTGCGCTTCTTCCAACGCGCTCTTCTCACACAACCGCAATCTGATGCTGCCGCAATGTACACGCACTCTCGGTGtttccgttgttgtttttttttattcaacgcacacacacggacacacacacaggcacacacttTTGCACACCCCTTTCGCTTCTTTTGATTGAAGCCGCGCAGCACGAAGCAAACTggatacaacaacaaaaaagcgctcACTGAGGAAAAAAGGGCGCTAAATCCACCACGGTGCAGCACGACGCGTCACGGATGGAGAGCTGTTTTCGTACGTATTATTGGTAGCTCAATTTTCCAGCACTGAAAAGGCATCATTTTCTATCAAAAACTTCGGCCCACAAACAGACCCAccatgcacacacgcacacaagccgGACACACTATGCACTTTTTCGCCCGTCACGCACGAGAATACACTCACTTAtggtgtgtatgtatgtatatgaTACCATTACCCTTCACATAGCTGGAAATAGAGGTACGTGAACATTGGATATGAGCACTTCTGTGATAAGTTACAAAAAGACACTTTAAAATTAACACAAGCTACAGGAACAACTGCTTCGCCATCCCGCTTGGATGTAAATCAATACAATCGATTGCCGAGACATGTACGGCCAGCAGGCAACACACATCTTAAAACACAACCGTGTGTCTCAGCTGTTTGTCACTCTCGCGCAACACTGTTGGCATCTTGTTCGCACCGTTTCCCGATGCGCTGTTGACGGTTGAAAACTTCCGAATGGCTGCGCTGTCTACGGGCGCAAAGCCACAaacactctctcacacacacacaataagaGCAACTCAAGTTGTGAGTTTCGCACACACGCCAGCGTACGGGTTTCCTTCAATCGTAAACATAACCTCAACACCAACAAACGaacgttgtgcgtgtgtgtctgtgaatGTCTTGCGTACGGGAatcaaaacacactcacacaaccacacatcTCGCATATGTCAGATCGGCTATCAAACGTTTTTCACATATACACAAGCACGCATACCTTGCTCTCGATTAACGTTCCTTCAAAGGTGtgtgtctctttctctctctctgtagaAGCACCTTCATCACGTACAAATGCATCTTCATGTTCAATATCGCGAACGAAGTGCGTGATGAAATAATGTTTTCACAGAAAATCATTACCGAATGACATTTTACACTGCTTttaagcacatacacacataattaCTCGCACGACGGTACGACGTTGTATTGGCACTTGGAGCGGCCTTCATTGATTGCGctcggtgatgtttttttccttacGCTCGATCCAAAATGGAATGTGTAGCAGCAATTTTGTGTAGTTGTGCACGGGGAAATGTCACTTCATATTGTAAAAAAACAGGTACCGAAATCTCCCCCACCCCACTCAACCCGTAAAGGGCAAAATATTAAATACGCTGATTCCGCTGGCGGTTGGCGCCGCTAATCATTGTCCTTGATGGTATGGGTGAGCGAAAGCGTAAATTTCCATTATTTTATCATCGTTATCTCTCGCTCACGCTTTTGTGCGCTCGTATGTGCGCGCTCCCGTTCGGAACCGATTTCAATGGACTGCAATACTTGTGCAAAATATTCTTTTGACAGTTTTTGTATTATACACTATATCTGACAAGTAAATAGTTGTGCATTTTAACATATTTCTTcacaatttcacaattttcttaAGTTACAAATACCATGTACACACGCGGCTACAGTTTGCTTCCCATCATGACACGTATTATTGCATGAGGCgacaaaacacactcacacaccgccGCCGAGGGACAGTATGGCCAACcgaaagggagaaaaaacgaCCCTCCTCCCAGCAAAGACGATCTTGGTTTTCGACCAACAAAAACGTTTTAGCGCCCCCTTTTTCAAGATGCACCAATTTCGTCGTCTTTGCGTGCGAGATGATGCGAGCGAGTCCGTAGAAGATATATCGATCTCGTGTACgcgtacccacacacacacacacacactggtggTGTGATAGAAAGATCATTCCGTGCCGACTACTTTCACGATCTGCAAGTACTGTTCGCGGGCGGAATTTGCTTTACTTTATGCTACGACGGTGAGCATGCAGCCCAGGGGGGAACAATAAAAGAATGTAtgtaaaaattataaaaatagcCCCACCAGACAACCCCTTATgacaggtttttttgtttctatctCGTGACAATGTGGAAATTGAAGATAGTTCACTGGTGAATGCGCTATAGCTATCCTCTTTCACCGCACTGTTCCCCCGCGTGTTGGTAAAAAGCTGAGCACCGATGGAAAGCTTTTTTCACTCGAAAAGAATCCATTTGCAAGCCCTACAAACAAGGGGAATCACATCACAGTGAAATGCTTGTCCTTAAAATCCGTGCAGGGACAAATACACGAAAATACCACGCAACAGAAAGGATTTTCTACACACATAAACAAACCAATGCAAAGTGGACACCAAGTTGCTTGCTTGGATGGTTGCTAtgtcacacacagagagagggagaaagattTCCTCGAGGCAAATGcaggtgcacacacacacacacacacacacacactcacgagcACGCAACACATAAAGCAATCAAGCCACCTTTGAATTCTGTTTTCTGCACGTTTTTACATGAAGAACTGTTTGTATCCACAAAACGTTTGCTGTGAATACCGTTTTAATGGACACTTTCGATTGAACGCACTTCTAGCAACGTCCGTCCGCGGTCACGCACTCACGCATTtacgactgctgctgctgttgctgccgtcTAGAAAATCTGCTGCTCTTGACTTTTCCCTCGCACAGTGGGCTCCGACCATTTTCCCAACCCGTGCAATACAAATTAAAATACAATTAACTCATGGAAGAGCAATTTtatgttaattttatttgtacttCGTTGAAGATTGATGATTTAGCGAAAAAGGACAGATatattgtaataaaataagagaagaaaacaacaatagCATCTTTTGACAGCGCTCGTTAACGTGCTACAGTGGAGTGCTAACGAGCGTTCGCTGCTGAGAAGCACTGCACTCCGTGTTGACATTTCAGAGTTTCCTTAACAAAACACAGCCCTTTGCTCAAGAATCCCTTCGCTCCAGCCATATTTAGCCTAAATATCAATTCAAATTAAGAAAATAAACTCAATGCGTAAATCTCACCAACAGTTAAGATTTAACGGTAAAGCTCACGTTTGCTGGtttgaagaaagaaaagaaaggtgCTTCGAACACTAGTCGCGATGTGTGGGTTGTTGCGAATATTATTCCAAGATTTGTTTTGGGTGTTTCTGCCAAAACTACCGACTAAAAAAGACTTACGTGAGGAAGCTGTAGTGCCGGAACCGAAGCCAACTGAAGAGGAGCCAAAGGCGGATAAGAAGAATATCATTTCAAGTGCGAAAACGATACGACCGGTGTCCAGGTTTGGTGTTTTTCGTTGCATACGTTCCCTCCAGAAACACCCTCACCAACCCTAGCTCCGATTGTTGATTTCCTTTAATTTCGTTTGCTTAATCAGGAATATAGATATACCAAAGGTACGAATAGATGGTGGTTACCAGCCGAGAAAAGTTAGCCCAAAGATGCTGCACGAACTGGACATGAGAGGTAACGCACGAAAGCGAGAGCATTCGTTCACATTTTCACGGGTGTACGCATGTGTACCGTCATTCTAGCTTTGAGGAGAAAAAATAAGTCACGAAGGCGTGCGTACGAAACGCTTCGGTTGAAGGAGTTCCAGAAAGAAACGGAACCATTCGATGAACAAACTCAATACGAACGATCTGATAGCCCAGAGTTGATGTTTCAAATGGATGATATTTATTGAATCGTTTCCGGGCTTCCCTTTCTTCTTCCATTTGTATTTATAATAATCCCAAACAAACTCCCAACTCCCAAAATCCCAAATAACCAAAAGCAATacagccaggccgttccttacgaataaaaaaaaatcccaaataAACTGTGATGCAAAAATGTTGACAAATGAATGAATAGTGAAAATTCGCTTGCGAATGGTGTTTCAGCCCGTACCACCACCCAACGGTTGGTTTGAAACCGGCCTGCCGAGCTGTCAAAGCACGCAGCAACCGTAGCTGTCAAACCGCCCATCATCATAACAAACTGTAatcaaaacaaccaacacgTGCGCGTAGAATCGTTCCGTTTTATACCACCCGCATGTAGAAGCTGAATGAAAACGGCGAATAAAATGGTTGCAGACAAAGCAGACGGTGCGTGCCAGCTGCACAATGTGCAGTTTTACAATCTGTTGCCACGCGCAATCGTTTGCTCAGCGTTTGGACAGCTGCAGAAGAAGCTAGCCCAAGCAAGGTAAGTCCCGGCAGCAGAGCCCGCCCCAGGGTCTATGAGTGTGTCCATTGTTACGAACCGTGTTTTCCCGGGGGTTTTGCAGGGATGACGGCACGATCGAAATCTGGAACATGGCCAACGCCCCATTCCTGGAAAAGACCATTCCCGGCGGTGAAGGCATCTCGATCGAGGGGCTCGCGTGGGCCGGTAGCCGACTGTTCTCCGTCAGTCTCGCCGGCACGCTGATCGAGTGGGACCTGGGCAAGATACCGAGCGTTAAACAGTCCATCCTGGTGACGGGTAATGCGGCTTGGTGCATCGACGTGAGCAAGGACGAACGTTTGCTGGCCGTTGGCACCGAGGGTGGCTACATCAATGTGTACCGGTTGGATAACGACGAGGTGGCGTACGAGCGCATTTTGGACAAGCAGGAAGGACGcattgtttgctgctgtttcgaTTGGACCGGCAACTTCCTGGTGACGGGGTCGGCCGATGCAGTGCGCGTGTGGGACGTACGCAATGGGCACGCCGTGCACAAGATGACTACCGGGCGTTCGAACCGCAATCAGGAAACGACCGTATGGGCGGTACAGGTGATGCAGGATTTCACCATCGTATCGGCCGATTCGCGGGGCAAACTGGTGATATACGACGGGCATATGGGCACGGTGCTGGAGCAACACGTCGTATCGAGCGCCGATTTGCTCTGTCTGGCGCAGGATGTGGAACGAAACTGCATCTTTGTCGGCGGTGTGGAACCAACGATTCGTGTGTTTGAGCGCATCAAAACAAGACACCACCACAACGGAGATAAGCAGTTTGTGCGCGCGTACACCCGGCGCGGCCACACGCACGACATTAAAACGATGGTCGCGTCCGGACGGTACCTGTTTTCGGGTGGGCTGGATGGATCGCTGCTTGTCACGGCGTCACGACCCGTCACGGTCGACGTACACTTTCCGCTGCTACCTTCACCGTCCTCCCGGGTGGTGCGCGATTGCCGATTGATTCTGTTGAAGTACGTCAACTATCTGGAAGTGTGGACGTTGGCGCCGCCCAACAAGCCAGCCCAGGGCGGTACCAAGGTGTTGCAGATACGTAGCAAAAACGACGAGCACATCGTGTGTGCGGCAATGTCCTCCAACGGCAGGTGGATCGTCTATTCGACGGAGCACACCGTTCGGCTGCTGCGGTACGATTACAACCGGGAGGAACCGGTCCAATCGCGGCTGCTGCGCGTTACCAACACACCGGAACAGCTAGCCGTGTGCTATCGGACAGACTTTACGCCCGACTCGACCGGGCTCTTCCTGTTCGATCGCACCGGCGAGGGAACGATCAACTTCTTCAGCTGTACCGCCGGCGACAGTGAGGAGTGGGACCACAAGCAGTCGATCGATGCGGGCCGTTGGCTGTCGGAAATGGTGCACCTGTCGGCCGTGTCCAGCTGCAACCGCTATCTGGTGTGTGCCGACGTTGCCAGCTCGATCGTCGTGTTCGAACGGACGGCGGAATCAAAGTGGAAACGATCGATTTCGCTTCCGCGCTACAAACTACCACCGACGGCATTCGCCATCCAGCCGGGCCAGACACGTCTAGCGGTGGCCTTCTCCGACCACAAACTGTTTGTGTACGATTTCGACCAGTTTACGTTCGTGTTTTCGACCTACGTGAAGCTTTCGGCGGCCGATCATTCGATCGGTGGCATCGCGTTCGATCCTCGGCACGAGTCGGCGCTGGTGTTGCAAAACGGGCCGAAAATACTGTCGCTTCGCTATGGGCCCGAAATAGAGGAAGAAATGCTACAGCATGAGGAACGAAGCTGGAACAAGCGACAGCGCCCGCTGATGAACGGATCGACGCATGGaaatggtggcggtggtggtggtgagggaAGCTTAACAAAATACAAACTACGCACAGTGCGGGATGCGCCACGGCTGGTGGCAATTGAATGGCTGGTCGAGAACGAGCTGGTGGCGACCCAAGCCAATGCACTTTCGATGGTCGAACACCTGCCGGCCGCGTTCCGCAAGAAGGCGTACGGCAAGAGGTAAAGCTCGAGCGCGTCTATCCCCCGCCGATGAAGGTATATTACAAGTGTTGTAACGTATATtgtaataaaatcaaattaaatgttaaaacggaaaacaacgAGATCCGGTGACTGCAGTAGCAACGGGGATTTGTATATAGATTGTTTGgaatttttggtttatttcCTCCAACATCACCCGTTGCCAACCGGCACGGGTTGCTGCGATACtccgattttccttttttctattcgcatacacactcacacaactcACTCACATCCGCACAACTCATTCATCACGCCGGTACACGGTTCATCGCCTACTACAGCTGCGAAGCACAGCTCTCATCCGCCGTTCTGTCTGGATTCCTTCTTATTGTTCACCTCCGCTTTCTCGTCTTTCAATTagtattctctctctctctctcttatcaATATTAATCTGATGATTTGTATgtttccatgtgtgtgtgtatgtatgtgttgtTAATGATAAGCTTTCTTCGCATTTAATAGCCTTAGCAGTTAGTAACTGGTTTTTCGATGCTGTTGGTTGATTCTTATGCACTTTTCTTGTCCTTCCCACTACTATATTTCATTACCTTCTCTTGCTTTtaccgtttgttttttccgaTTACAATAGTTTGAATTACATTCTTGACCTGTCCATTTGTGTTTCTCTTTACAATACCTACCTCCTTTCTCGTACACTAAATGTGTAAAGTTATTTTCATATCTTGTGCTTTGCTGCTCCTCTCTACTCCACCTTTTCCCACCATTACTAACTGAGCCTTGTTTTCGAGTGTTTGTGGTTGTTTGCTTACTTTCGTTGCATAACGATAACAATATGAACGTGCGAGAAGAAGCAATTTCCGCGACTGCTTTACTtccgagaaaaaaacaacagaaaagaTAATCGAAAAGTGAGTAAAACAACGAGGAGAGGAACTGTTTTGCGTGGTTTTATCATACCAGGGCATCCGGTCCGGGCAAGAAGTGCCGAACGAATAATCTCATGTATTAAATTACGTTTAAATTAGCTATCTCCCTACCCTACCGGTTTGggggagaaagaaaaggaaagagagaagaaggCATTTAAGGGTCGAATAGTTTaggtttttcttcctctaaCTAACACATTACACGTCAAAAAACAGTCCAAATATTCATCTCGTTTCTAATTTGCTTACTCCAATTCTGTACGGGGAAAAACGGTTTAGAGTACACGGTATTCGATAGAGTTTGCTTAAGACGAAAcgagttctctctctctttctctctcttttctatTAGGCTAATAATTTTGTGTCGAATCAGCTACATCCGGATTGATTCAAAATTTTGCTAAACTTCGCGTACCTCAGCATCATCAGTGGgggaagaaaatcaaacaaaaggtGATCAAAATATTAGCTACAAATGAAATCGTTTAACCATATAGTGGGGGAAAAACACACTTATTAACGTACCAATAACGTAGCTTCGTTCGTTTGTCACTAGGGTTTGTTCGTTTAGCAACTGTTGGTGCTTCTTCTGTTCTTTCTCATCGGTTGTCCTTTTTGTGATGTGTATGTGCTTTCGTATTCTCCTTCATTTGTATGTTAATTAAttcttattatttttcctggtttttgttttggttcgtaattttcttcttcgtctttttAATAAGCATCCTCCGTTCGAATGCCACGTCGTAAAATAGTAGTAGAACACATCTGAATCCGTGGTAGCAGCAGTGGTATTTCGGTAGTGGGTCTTTTTTTCGATACATTTTCCCACTTTTCCTCGGTACGGTGTTGTGTGGATGTCGAACAAAAACCCCCGTTGCCGTTGAGCCCTCACACGGCTATGCCTTTTGATGTATATGTATAGATAGGGTGAGAGTTTAAGTGTTAAAGCTTGTTTGTTCGCGTCTGTGGGGAAGGTGTAACAACCGATACAGGGATACAACTGATTTAGGACGAGAGACATTAGCTAACGCTGATGTGTACGCGCGGTACGAGATTAactgtgtaggtgtgtgtgtgtgttctaaaAGCCAAACCCAATTTGAGCTTGACGTGACGCGCTTCACATATCCTATCGTCTGCTGCTGGCCAGTACAGCTTTGTGCTAACAAACTTTTGTTTCGAATAGTCCTTGCCGAGGAGTCCGTCTGTTCCGTAAGTCCTCCTAGAATGTTCACTCTCGCCCGCTCGCGTTTCGAGTAGCCTAAGAGCGAAGCTTCGAAGCATGCTATCTACCCTCCCACGGTATGCGTTGGTTTGGAGCTCTTCTCATATCGGAACTGTAGCTGTGCTCACTTCCACAGCTTTTCCTTGCTTATCACACGTTtacatatttatttactttttcctTTGCTAATAATTTCCTCCCCTCCGTCCAACCATCGTGCCCCCCATCGACTCGACCCGCCTTCAACCTATATCGCACACATGTACAATTGTATGAAGGTGCCATAGTAGTAATAGTAAATGGGGGGGAGTGATCCGTCtgctttaattttaattactttatcAAGATACACTTAAATGCCTACCAGATAATAGATATTGTGTGTTATACCGTTGgttgttcgcttttttttcgcagcTTTGTTAAATTACTAAAAAACCAAATCTTTTTCTGCGGTTTTGCGCGTTCGGTcacattttcttctcctctATTGTGTCGTGTCGGGCAGAAAGACCAATCGAGAAATGTTTCCTAATCCGGTGACTTCAACCGAGCAGAACAACATATTAACGTAATAAGAATAAGCTAAACCTGTTTTCATACTTAACCCTTAGTTGCAGAAGTGATCGATTGGATGAAACGAATGTTTAAAAAGTTAACAAAACATAAGCGCTCACAAATAGCATTATAGTAAGCTTAGAGGGgaggggaaaaacaaacaattctaAAGTAATTGCGATATTAAACTAaagggggattttttttcctgtatGAAGAGTGATAGAATTCCAATAGTCTGGAGTCTTTTAGAGGGAAAGAAGAAACACGGAGGAGGTGTGAAAGTAATAAGTAGATTGTTCTAAGCGTATGCTGTCTCTTCCAGTGGTGATTAATATGTTGGTAAAGTATTTATAATTCCCCGGTCACGACGTGCCCGCGGTCACTCGGAAAAGCTGACGGTCGTCGGGTGGGtcgaaaagcaaagaaaagtcCTCCAtgcactcacacgcacacgtgtCCCGCGCTCACATAAAAAACACTTGCACGTTTCAAAGTGTTTCACGAGTTTTCACGAGCCTGCGCCTGCCACGACACCACACCTGCGTACCATCATCAGTAGTGTAGCGAGCAGTAGTTTGAAGTAATAATACGTAAGGTGCTATGGATGGGCTTTAGGCGGCGAGCAGATTTCGAATGTTTTTCGGCGTGTTGTCCTCGTTCAGGTGCTTCGTTGTGTAGCGGAGCGCATTCAGCAACGGTTCCGCCTTGACGGCCGGCTGTGCCTGCAGCAACCGCACGCAACCCTTCACGTCTACGTGGGCGCCACGCGCAAACGCACCGACCGGGTGGACGTGATCGTACAGTATCACCAGCCCGACCATtacccgcagcagcagcagatgcgtTTCTTCCCGTTCGATCTGTGCCAATAGTTTACTGGAAGCGGCACAAGAAAAAGGTAAATTAGTTAACCAACATTGCAGGGGGCATTCTGCAAAAGACTTACGGATTCTCCAGCATCCGTAGGCAAACTTTCGCCATCGTGCCAAGCGTTTCCGTCGTGTTGTCAACGTTGTCCGAGTTGTCCTGCACAAACTTGGACGTCGCTTCACTGAGCACCTTGAGCATTGGGGTGGCGTGTGCATAGAACAGTGACATACGATTGGCCAGCTCGGTACTGATGATCATCTCGTTCGTCTGGTCTAGCCGCTGCCGGCTGGCGATGCGTCGATAGTAGCTGAAATCGTTCTGAATAGCTGGGGTTTTCATCTGCAACGATAGGCGGTTGGTAAATGAGCGATTCTATCCTCCCTTATAGACCTTCATTCACAAAAAATTGCCTCACCTTGTACTCGTCAAACTTTAGCACAAACTCCAAAATTTCGGCCAACTGTTTGACGAGCGCTTGCTGTGTTTCCAGGTGCTGTGTTGGGTTGAGCCGTCCGCCCACCAGCTGACCGAGCAGCTTCGGCACGATCCGTTCCAGCTCGAGCGAATGTTCGTAGCAGCGCTTCAGCTTCTCCACCAGCGGTATCACAATGTTCCAGGCTTTCTCTTGGCATTCTGGCGAGGGATCGGCGATCGCTTCTCGGATTTCCTTACCGGCACCCTGACggggggaaaaagaagaagaagattgagAGGATCTTAATTGTTATTCAAGCGAAGGTATACGATAGCAAGCTTCTTTGGCGGAAACAACTTCCCGTAGAAGGCAACGTAATGACGGGCGCCGATGGAGGCGTGCGGACTGGCAGCTACGATCAGAATTCCACACGATCATCTCAAGGTGGGTCCGCCATCGATCCCGATGTCCACTCATcgtgggtttggttttttcgGGAGAACATAATTACCATCCTCTTCTGTCGCTCTCGGAGCGGATTGCGGATTTCGCAAGGAATCATCAAAACATCCAACCTCAGCCAACGCAAAAATCAGATCTCCGCCGTCCCACACAGACTCGTTTTATGCCCATCCTGGCTGTtgtccatcaccaccagcgtGGAGACTAATGCGCCAATCCGTTTGCTGGTCCGATCACTACTTTCCTTAAAAAGGTAACGATGTCGTTGCCTATAGACACAACCGTAAAAGCGCCATTAATCGATCGCAGCCATGCTTCACGGTGCGCTCCAAGTGCTCTATGCTCTCTTCCAATTTAACGGAGGGGCTTATGTCCAAAAGTCGAACGAATAAATCCCACCCATTCATCTTCCCCggccctgtgtgtgtgggtttttgggAAACAATCTCTAAAATTGTTGAACCCAACAACTGCGTGAGTGCATTCGCCATCGCTTGAAGTTCAGCCCACTAACCTTGACTTTAATCGCTTTGCTGCTAGCTACcctccccccacacacaccaaacaggCTGCTGTGTAACGCTTATCATTATTGGCACGGTCTCTCGTTTGCGGATTGATAGTTTATGCGTGGCCtggcgagcagcagcagcagcagcaacattggATCAACATATCACCCTTGTCATGTCTATCAAGGGCCGGCGAATATGTTGTCCGGGGTGACAAGGGCTGTCGAATCGCTCGACCACTCTCTGGCTGGGGCCATCCGCTTTCCGCTTCCATCAGTCAGACATC
It contains:
- the LOC118510470 gene encoding uncharacterized protein LOC118510470, whose amino-acid sequence is MCGLLRILFQDLFWVFLPKLPTKKDLREEAVVPEPKPTEEEPKADKKNIISSAKTIRPVSRNIDIPKVRIDGGYQPRKVSPKMLHELDMRALRRKNKSRRRAYETLRLKEFQKETEPFDEQTQYERSDSPELMFQMDDIY
- the LOC118510464 gene encoding U3 small nucleolar RNA-associated protein 4 homolog, with the translated sequence MKTANKMVADKADGACQLHNVQFYNLLPRAIVCSAFGQLQKKLAQARDDGTIEIWNMANAPFLEKTIPGGEGISIEGLAWAGSRLFSVSLAGTLIEWDLGKIPSVKQSILVTGNAAWCIDVSKDERLLAVGTEGGYINVYRLDNDEVAYERILDKQEGRIVCCCFDWTGNFLVTGSADAVRVWDVRNGHAVHKMTTGRSNRNQETTVWAVQVMQDFTIVSADSRGKLVIYDGHMGTVLEQHVVSSADLLCLAQDVERNCIFVGGVEPTIRVFERIKTRHHHNGDKQFVRAYTRRGHTHDIKTMVASGRYLFSGGLDGSLLVTASRPVTVDVHFPLLPSPSSRVVRDCRLILLKYVNYLEVWTLAPPNKPAQGGTKVLQIRSKNDEHIVCAAMSSNGRWIVYSTEHTVRLLRYDYNREEPVQSRLLRVTNTPEQLAVCYRTDFTPDSTGLFLFDRTGEGTINFFSCTAGDSEEWDHKQSIDAGRWLSEMVHLSAVSSCNRYLVCADVASSIVVFERTAESKWKRSISLPRYKLPPTAFAIQPGQTRLAVAFSDHKLFVYDFDQFTFVFSTYVKLSAADHSIGGIAFDPRHESALVLQNGPKILSLRYGPEIEEEMLQHEERSWNKRQRPLMNGSTHGNGGGGGGEGSLTKYKLRTVRDAPRLVAIEWLVENELVATQANALSMVEHLPAAFRKKAYGKR
- the LOC118510469 gene encoding CYFIP-related Rac1 interactor B, translated to MGKLLSLLARDESTCCTPKTYDVFLDFENAAPTDLEREVYEEVDHVLRQSEIVLDEIQCYKGAGKEIREAIADPSPECQEKAWNIVIPLVEKLKRCYEHSLELERIVPKLLGQLVGGRLNPTQHLETQQALVKQLAEILEFVLKFDEYKMKTPAIQNDFSYYRRIASRQRLDQTNEMIISTELANRMSLFYAHATPMLKVLSEATSKFVQDNSDNVDNTTETLGTMAKVCLRMLENPKLLAQIEREETHLLLLRVMVGLVILYDHVHPVGAFARGAHVDVKGCVRLLQAQPAVKAEPLLNALRYTTKHLNEDNTPKNIRNLLAA